Part of the Nitrososphaerota archaeon genome, GACGTGAATCAAGTACATACGCGTGAGCCAAACATGAAGCCTGCGGAAATCATGACGTCAGAATCACAGGAGCGAATGTTAGTAATTACCGACAAAAAACGACTCCCAAGACTTCAAAAAATCTGCAAAAAATTCCGAGTCAGCTGTTCTGTTGTCGGCAAAGTGACTAATGATAAGATCATGAAGGTAACCAACTCAAAATCTGTTCTTGCATCAATGCCTGCAGAAATAGTTGCAAACGCTCCACTCTTGGATAGGCCTTCAAAAGAGCCAGCATATCTAAAGCAACTCCAAAACAAAAAAGAACCAACTTCACCAAAGGATCTCTCCAGAACAATTCTCTCGCTTTTATCGAGTCCAAACATTGCAAGTAAAATCTGGGTCTATGGTCAATATGATCATGAAGTTGGCATTAGAACAGTGGTAAAGCCTGGTTCCGATGCTGCCGTACTTCGACTGGACAATGGAAAATACCTCGCAGTCAAAATTGATGGAAACCCAAAACACTGCTATCTGGATCCAAAACATGGTGCAATGGGATGCTTTGAGGAAGCATGCAGAAATGTAGTGTGTACTGGAGCAGAGCCAATCGGGATGGTTGATCATCTACAATTTGGTAATCCTGAAAATCCAGAAATATTTTGGACGTTTTTAGAGTCCCTCAAAGGAATTACGGAATTTTGTAAACATTTTGAGATTCCATGCGTAGGCGGCAAGGTCAGCTTATACAACGAGACTCCGCAAGGACCAATCAAGCCGACTCCACTGATTGGTGTGTTGGGATTAATTGAGAAAACTCCTCTCAAGCCTCAAAAAATCATGCCAGATGACGCATTGATATTGGTTGGAACAACTAAAGACGAGCTTGGCGGCTCTGAATACTATGAATTTATTCACGATTTCATTGGAGGACGGGCACCAAAAATCGACCTCTCAGAATCCAAGAAAAACATGAAGGCCGTATTATCAATAATCCAATCTGGACAAGTAAAGGCCGCACACGACTGTGCAAAAGGCGGATTGGCAATTGCGGTATCGGAGTTATGCATGACTAGCCAAATTGGATGTGTCGTGTCCCTAGACAAAGCACCACAACAAAAGTTGGACAATACTAGGATTTTATTTTCAGAGAGTCACTCTAGATACTTGCTTGTAGTGGAACAATCAAAGCTAACTCAAGTGCTTGCTACACTCAAAAAGAAAAACATAGCACATTCTCAGATCGGCTCATTCAAGGAAAATGAAATCATATTTTCAAACAAGAAAAATCAAGTTGCCAAACTAAGGGTTGATAAGGCACATGAAAAGTGGTTTAATTCACTGAGGGAATTGGTGCTTCATGCCTAAAGTAAAAGAGAATTGTGGTGTAGTGGGAATTTTCTCGAGGGATGGCTCTAATGTCATACCAATGGTAATTGATGCACTGCGTGCACTACAACACCGTGGCCAAGAGGCTTGGGGGATTGCAGTTCCAAACAAGACCCCAGTAAAACGATTGGGACTAGTCTCCGCGGCATCATCTGAATTTCAAAAAATAACAGAAGAATACACATCACATGCAGCGATTGGCCATGTTAGATATTCTACGGTAGGACGAAGCAGCCTAGAAAACGCACAACCACTCAAAGTCAAGGATCTTTGCATTGCCCACAATGGAACAATTGCCAATGTTGCAGAGCTAGCAAACATGGTTGGTGGTTGTACATTCACCCCGCAAAACTCCAGCGATACCATGATTGCCGCACAACGCCTAGTGTCATTGATGTCCACAAATGGAAAACTAGGGGCTGCACTGTCTATTCTCAAAAACGAAATGGCAGGATCGTATTGCTTTACTTTTGTATCTGATGATAATGCGGTCTATGCAGCACGTGACCCACGTGGATTCCGACCGATGGTTCTAGGATCTAAGGAAGAAGGCGGCGTTTCAATTGTAGCATCAGAGTCATCGGCGCTCTCTGCAATAGGGGCAAAACTGGTTCGCGATGTTGCTCCAGGTGAATTACTCAAATTCAGCAAGACCGGCATGGAAACAGAAATGTTCTCAGAGGCAAAACAGCGCTCTCACTGCTCGTTTGAATTCACATATTTTGCACATCCGACGTCTAAAATGGAGGGAACAAACATCTATGTCGCAAGAAAAAGAATCGGACAATTTCTGGCAAAAAAGTTCCCAATAAAAGATGCAGATTTGGTAATCCCGGTTCCGGACTCTGCAAGGCCGGCCGCACTGGGGTATGCACAAGAACTTGGCTTGATATTTGATGAAGGACTACTCAAGGACAGGTACAGTAAGAAAGGACCACTACGAAGCTTCATCGAACCACACCAATCAGACCGAGTGGAGATAAATCGCTGGATCATACCGATTTCTGAAATCATAAACGGAAAACACGTTGTGGTAATTGATGATAGTCTAGTCCGCGGTACAAGTTCCAAGGCAATCATCAAGGCACTCAGACGTGCAGGCGCTAAAAAAATCAGCATGCTAATCACATACCCACCAATCAAATACCCATGCTATGCTGGAATTGATTTTCCATCGCAAGACGAGCTGGCAACTGGAGCAAACCAAGACAGAACTGATCAAGAAATCATTGAGAAAATTAGGAGTGACATTGGTGCGGACTTTTTAGGGTATAATGACGCACAAAATTTGGCGGCTGCGGTAGGAATTCCACACGATTCGATGTGCTTCACATGCACTAC contains:
- the purL gene encoding phosphoribosylformylglycinamidine synthase subunit PurL, with protein sequence MSLQKEELEYLTKKIGRQPNDTERHIVAAEWSEHCSYKSSKIHLRMLPNKGARVIHEKGYDSGVLDVGDGYVVTVHIESHNHPSAVEPYGGAATGVGGVIRDILSAGTRPIALLDGLRFGDITKDSHARWLFKNAVTGIADYGNCLGIPTVGGEVEFDKCYSNYALVDVASVGFGKKERLIKNHANVGDVVVLMGGSTGRDGIGGAQFASDSLETEDRSAVQIPDPFIEKLIIEATLEARNEGLIKAIKDLGGGGLSCAISETADAMGVGIELDVNQVHTREPNMKPAEIMTSESQERMLVITDKKRLPRLQKICKKFRVSCSVVGKVTNDKIMKVTNSKSVLASMPAEIVANAPLLDRPSKEPAYLKQLQNKKEPTSPKDLSRTILSLLSSPNIASKIWVYGQYDHEVGIRTVVKPGSDAAVLRLDNGKYLAVKIDGNPKHCYLDPKHGAMGCFEEACRNVVCTGAEPIGMVDHLQFGNPENPEIFWTFLESLKGITEFCKHFEIPCVGGKVSLYNETPQGPIKPTPLIGVLGLIEKTPLKPQKIMPDDALILVGTTKDELGGSEYYEFIHDFIGGRAPKIDLSESKKNMKAVLSIIQSGQVKAAHDCAKGGLAIAVSELCMTSQIGCVVSLDKAPQQKLDNTRILFSESHSRYLLVVEQSKLTQVLATLKKKNIAHSQIGSFKENEIIFSNKKNQVAKLRVDKAHEKWFNSLRELVLHA
- the purF gene encoding amidophosphoribosyltransferase produces the protein MPKVKENCGVVGIFSRDGSNVIPMVIDALRALQHRGQEAWGIAVPNKTPVKRLGLVSAASSEFQKITEEYTSHAAIGHVRYSTVGRSSLENAQPLKVKDLCIAHNGTIANVAELANMVGGCTFTPQNSSDTMIAAQRLVSLMSTNGKLGAALSILKNEMAGSYCFTFVSDDNAVYAARDPRGFRPMVLGSKEEGGVSIVASESSALSAIGAKLVRDVAPGELLKFSKTGMETEMFSEAKQRSHCSFEFTYFAHPTSKMEGTNIYVARKRIGQFLAKKFPIKDADLVIPVPDSARPAALGYAQELGLIFDEGLLKDRYSKKGPLRSFIEPHQSDRVEINRWIIPISEIINGKHVVVIDDSLVRGTSSKAIIKALRRAGAKKISMLITYPPIKYPCYAGIDFPSQDELATGANQDRTDQEIIEKIRSDIGADFLGYNDAQNLAAAVGIPHDSMCFTCTTGNYETLGIKPQFKTREEMKGE